The region CGAAGTTTGTTCTCCTTGCGTCAGCAAACGAACTCCAAACGAATCGTCCTGCTCGATATGGGTCGCTCCTTGAAAGTTGATCACCTTGGCGTTGAACGGTTGCATCCGCATCATTTCGCGGTACGGATCTGCCGCAACCGTAAAATGCCAGCCAGCGCCGCCGGCTTGTTCCCAAAGTGGAAATGGCCATCCGCCAGGATGGGCGTGGCCGCGGTGTTGATCCATGACGACATAACCATCCGGTGAAATTTGTCGTGATAGAAATACGTTCCGATAGAAGGATCGCATCGCTTCGGCAGAAGCCTCTTCACCGACGGCCGGCCACAACGTCGACATTGGAATCCAGCCATCCCACAACGTGCAACGCGTGCGAGGGCTATGATGTCGCTGGAACATCGACTCCAACGATGTAGTCATTTGTTCATGGCCTGGCACATGAAATTGTGGCAGCTCAGATTGAGCAAACGTAACGTGCGCGGCGGCAAGCGTACATAGAACCGCAAGCGAAAAACGGCGAATCATCTTTATCCGATCCAGGCAGGCAAGTTAGGCGGGATAACCCCAGTTTATGCCAACAAAGTCCGCAAGGAAATAGAAGCGATGTCGCTCTGATGAGGCCTCGTTATTCGGTGAAAGAAAAGTCCGAAAGCGAGATTTCTGATGCAGCAATCAGAAGCAAACGTTGAGGAGTAGAGTCGGTGGGGATCGACGGTCGTAAAAAAATCGGCGGGGGAAACGGGCTTGGCCTAAGCCTTCGAGCCGTGAACCTGGTACCAGCAAAGACTGAAAGCCATATCCAGCAGGGCTCCGACAAAGAAACCGCCGATAACCAACTTGGCCGGATTCTCTTGCAGATGGCCGCCACTCATGTAGGTTGCGATCAAAACCATCGCGACCAACAATGCGACCAGGTGCCCTCCTCTTCCCAACGCAGTTCGTACTGCATCTTCCCACTGAACTAAGTCGAATGTAACCATTGCTCGGAACCTTATCGACAAGTGCCAACTTCCGGCACGTTAAACGATCAAGCTCTCCGTGCCGTTGTTTGTGGCTTCTTGCCTGCCAATAAGATCATCGAGCGTTCCAAGAAACGGTTGCGTGAAACTTCTGCAAGTTCCTTACAAACGCCGCGCGGGGGAGCCGAAGAACAATCCGCTGGTAACGGTTATGGCGACGACTCTGGCCCAAAGTAGAGTTCGTCGACGATCGTGCCCAAATCACGATCTTGTGTAGAAATAACCACTTTGAAGGCCACATCGCCTGTTTTGGGTGGATTGACGGGCGATTCTTTGTAGCCAATATCAGGATTTTTAACGGTCCGCTTGAAGTCGGAAAGTGGAATATCAAACGTCTGCCAATCGCCTGATCGCGTGCGATCGTAGTCTGACATGACATACTCGAAGATTCCCTCGGGCCCTTGAAAGTCGGTCGAACGCGTCAAGAGAACGACTTGGACCCATCTCGACTGATCCGCACGCAGCCTCAGCTTCATTCGAGCATCCTCGGTCACCGTGAACAGCCCTTCGCTCCAACGATTGTATGTTTCGATCTCGTACCAGATTGTGGAAGGGTCGGTGTAGCCTGACCTGGCTTCGGCAAGAACTCCATGATGTGACCCGCTCGGCAAGCGATCTTGTATAAGGATACCGCGTCGCCAATCGGTCGGCAGACCATCTTCAAAGTCGCATCCCCAAGCAATCGGCGTCGGTTCGCGGCGATGGCTCTTCAGCGGAACGTCGCGTGAAACGGTTGTCTTTTGCCCGGCAGAAACATCGACAGTACTTCGATCACCAGTTCGATTCACACGAACGGTTCCTTCGACAACATCGACGTCGGTCCGCGACGGCGAAGCTTGAATGGCCAACACCGTTCCCAGCACTTCCGTCACTGACTGCTGCGTAATCATAATCAATGGTCGGCCAGGTGGTTGCGGCTGAACATCGGCAACGACGTTTCCAGAGTAAACGTGGATCTCTTTCTGGTCTTCTTCGCGACAAGAGATCTCGCTCGTATCAAATAGCCGCACGCGTGTTTTGTCGGGAAACTCTAACGTTGCCGAACTTCCGACCGAACGTATCGACAAACGTGTATCCGCTGGAATGG is a window of Bremerella sp. TYQ1 DNA encoding:
- a CDS encoding FecR domain-containing protein; amino-acid sequence: MNENHPQPNDQSMSDDDLLDLIVRYHDDALDEFEVAALSAALEGDDRALEIFHHVGLHALTIAEVTPAQLKPSTKSRSSFRWWGVGLALAASVVIAALVGTMAAQPQAVAKLVEVHGTVTLATPGGDSRELSVGDSIPADTRLSIRSVGSSATLEFPDKTRVRLFDTSEISCREEDQKEIHVYSGNVVADVQPQPPGRPLIMITQQSVTEVLGTVLAIQASPSRTDVDVVEGTVRVNRTGDRSTVDVSAGQKTTVSRDVPLKSHRREPTPIAWGCDFEDGLPTDWRRGILIQDRLPSGSHHGVLAEARSGYTDPSTIWYEIETYNRWSEGLFTVTEDARMKLRLRADQSRWVQVVLLTRSTDFQGPEGIFEYVMSDYDRTRSGDWQTFDIPLSDFKRTVKNPDIGYKESPVNPPKTGDVAFKVVISTQDRDLGTIVDELYFGPESSP